tccgaacgttgaagatcgaaccacatgaatccttacggattacacttaccacaaaacatcctttgtagtgcgcaatacaaccaatacgccactatcctaacatcataagcaacggctaaaaccaaaagcgcccaaaacgactatgacaacacaaatcctaaggtgtacaaaatcgactattgtcacacccgtaacaacatgtgagcgaaacacggctatcgcatcactaatcacacaacatggtcctcacgatcccaccatcggtgtataaaacaaccgatagatcacaccacacggtccttacgaccccaccatcggtgtataaaacaaccgatagatcactaaacaccggatgaagtcagcggaccccgtcaacggtcatgcttcaccgatatatcactactctcatgatgaagtcagcggaccccgaacagtcatgcttcaccgatcaacaataccatgatgaagtcagcggacccccgaaggtcatgcttcaccaatcaacaataccatgatgaagtcagcggaccccgaaggtcatgcttcaccaatcaacaataccatgatgaagtcagcggaccccgaaggtcatgcttcaccaatcaataatctcatgatgaagtcagcggaccccgaaggtcatgcttcaccaatcaacgcccttttggcctctaacaacgagtagcgtaacatcgcgctctactacgccatagtgaatcctaacagataccactaaccattcacacaatcgagcaagaaccacctatatcaaacgtaggcacaaaacaataattccccaaatgagaacccgacacacacatcccttaacctagggatttcaccttgctcgccaaacacgtccattatctctcaacgagatttaccacattaccacttcggtgataatttaaatccaaaatcataagtacaatttaaccgaaattgtactctaccacaaatcgaccaaaactaggtcccaatacGATTTCCAGATCTAAcaaaacatcatccgaaatctcacactaaaacctcctcgtgcgggagtgtaactcccccacttgaaactacgttccgtaaccgcatctcgtacaatcGTACAAtcctaccaaaggtagactttgccaacaattgggttcacacgacccatcaccatctcttgctccaaccttgagcataccaaggatcttaacctatccttaaacacttcgaacgaaaagtgtaccaccaattacacaaaccataccctcgcaatcatccaattgctttagtttgtcaacttccacctagtcactcatgtacctaagggtttcacttcggtaccctaagtacaatgtaaccacaacataatcggagtcgaacaccacactagtaggtataaaagaggcacctaatgtcgcgtcatgtaaactccattaccaacctacatcgagatccaaaacactcgatcttaaGGGTTTCAATCCAcccaacgaacctcatggttcatcaactttaacacaaaagcgaacacgcgcttaacaaacaacaccaaaacccatttccatggtttggtagaaacatttcccaatactaaggaatgcttggttgcaccaagtcttacgcccttcgcccatcaatcaaaacgtcaccatagggtacttccattaggaacgtcacccatatcaataacatgcacaacacaatgcatttaataaactcaaattcaaacggcacttaataaataatcaaaggacatatttattaaaaaaaaacgtaccttaacatctccttgccgcacccgtccccgctaacttgggacattccgacttacgatgtccttcttcttggcaattgaagcacaccatgccatcaccttttggtaccgaacattcccacgacttgtgacccctcacgccacaattgtaacatctagccgcactagaatccgatatattcGTCCGtgcaccacccgtgctcacacttggacccttagtcctcttacttggagcaccatacgaaacaacccttctctcacttgaaggttcaccaaccttcgatcgcgaataagactcgaaacctctagccaaggcgaataactccgcaaatgatttcgcttgaccccggctaattttactcttcaagtcatcattcaaggtccgatagaaatccccccatcaacaaacgatcattccccaaatactccgggcaaaaacgagccttcgccataaaggtcgtcttgagagtattcaaatccatagatccttgtcgcaaatttcgcaactcattacgcaactcccacaAATCAGCTGAAGttcagaactcctcgaagaattcctccttaaattcgtcccacgataaagccataaacatttcgccaccgacaagatcaatcttaccatccaaccaatcctttgccctaccccgcaacaaactagtagcgagtctcgtctttttctcaggAGGGCACTCAATAGCACGAAAACACCCTTCgcaatccgagatccaagttgtgcttaccaaaggatccggtttcccgtcatacatctggggtttagtcctcatgaagctcttaagacaacgctccatttcactactaccccgaaattcggaatacttcctatccatttcttctcgtaacgaaCTCATTTGCTCCGCAGCGGCGGCcgaaactctagcgttaaactccaaatcattCATCTCAATCCCATTTCCTGTCGCCatactaaggaatgcaaagcgattagatcgcGAACGTATAAAGCCACACACAACACcgctccatcttgctaaacactcgtcgtacatcacttgctagacacgatttgcacccgtaataaggtttgcaagtccttattacgcacacacgccgtatcaactcgttagtacaacgaccgcctcactcgatgatataaacaaacacaaataaaattctacgcgatacaaacacacgcgagatttATTATCAcaccacaataatatattaataatatccgcattactaatacaaacgttagtccacatacaaacaaggcactaactataactcattccgacccgtactcctacaagtcccacaacaattaagcacacacaaaagtctaagtctaggcacctatctcaagtcacctaaatcccttagaccatgctctgataccacttgaaacaacccaacccgtattaaaaccgacccataaaattttttccttttaatacgcgttaaataatactttaggtcctattacactaattccaaaacatatttgttaccaaagtaagttcaatgaacttaaaacatacatcaataatttaaactccctaatacaatggttcattaattaaatcgtaatccggttgtaatcattatgacccgactagttacgtttacacaaaaccgagcatggtgatttgggactacactacccaaatcctaatcgagtcaaaaagcaagatcttctaaagtaacctagccaagatctctaatccccaagcttacccgagccgccaagcgcgcgaacctataaaaatatcaacaacgagagtgtaagctaatgcttagtgaatgataatatactacatacatatatatgtataaaatggacacgccacacaaaagtcaaataccgcataccgaagcatccaagtataaggcaactacactaagcataccgtacgatctctaagcacaagctaaagatatcaacaaagtataagttagttcaccaacgacaaggtgaacaacgccaatgagctacacccggagggttagctacatcacaacaatacaacaatatatgtatacaatatttaacatgctaaacaatatccaacaacataatatggttaaccataacgctatggtgctaccggcacgtggttcacaccatacgcatttgagtctcactcttttatagtgctaccggcacgtggttcacacttcgacgctaccggcacgtggttcacgctcattttatagtgctactggcacgtggttcacattcgatgctaccggcacgtggttcacatcattatatttatagtgctacccGCACGTGGtttacactcgatgctaccggcacgtggttcacatcattatatttatagtgctaccggcacgtggttcacactcgatgctaccggcacgtggttcacatcttatcgcacacatgttatggcactaccggctcgatggttcatgccataacacccacaaatagatacgccatatacacgtacgtataaatactccactcacaatattaacccttcgccattggggttatataatccacatcacacgcccatgtgataacgtacacataaagtgtgcacctcgccaaaggtggtcaaccaaaacgcacaaccgtgccaattggacctatacacaagtccatcaatccacctatgtgtgaagtgagctctatgactgagaaccacttcaccagacccgcacccatcctacacatacatatgcacataggatattaacactcaccttaagccttgatgaatgcaaccgagtaatccgcaacacgccaatggaaagtacctattccattaacacaaatacaacaacacaattagggtggatttacaaatcgacccaaattgttaaatagtgcaatttcgacccaaatgcacttccaagctcaaaccgcgccaaaactagccaatgatcactaacacaagtgacaatggtcctaatataccaattaaacccaagcataggcgttaaataccaatcttgcccaatatgacaccttaaccctaatttgacccatttcaaaattagttaaccaaaatacacccaaagtggttccaacacttctataatcactaatactagtgattacaagctacatacaagccttaaacatggttaaatcattaaccaacccaaaacccaccaacatcaacaataactagttacaattacccatttcacctcctaaatgggttttacaactaactagctgaaaaccctaaacttgaatatcaaattacaaagatgaaattcggagttgagacttaccaataccaccaaaatgatgccgttgacgagatgaacaactttaacacttgaggtttgacccgaaacaacctccttcttctccaaatggagttctctctctctaaaactctcctctctctctagggtttgaaggtgaaagtgtttttgagtgaaaatgaggataatatgagccttgaatcagtcttatggctctagaaccggccataagtgaatttaccaaaacaccctcaaaagattccattaaaatgggttaataatgtcattacagcgacatttgtcgcgtttcgcgacaccttgtcgcgtttcgcgacaccaatacgcgacacacaacactcaaacgcgacaaagtggacagaaatcaccatcagaagttgtctcgtttcaagcatgtttttcacggaacgcgacgcaccagaacgcgacaaactgcactcaaactcgacagtttatctgatgtactccaatttcacttttaaaacatcccaaagtcaatcgtggtcaatgcattacatccaaactattaaataatcattcttggacttcaaatgatgccccgagcgtcatgtttagaaaaatggggtgttacagatttagattgagtttttaacacgaacggtttagagtttagggtttagggtttagggtttagggtttggtgttttgggtttatggaataaacccaaaacaccaaaccctaaaccctaaaccctaaaccctaaactctaaatcgggctaaattttacttcacaaaacatggaaaaaaacgttcatattcttcacgaacaatattatcttgaatgttattttcgtcgatcgttttcccgcctaaataataacatttatcacgaagtgtctcttctaaatgttcatattttcgtgtgaacttgatgccggaaaaaaaaatttaaaaaaaacgaaaaaaaaaaaaaaacattttgcttccccccgcttcccccgattggttacttccccattgatcatgcccctatatatatatatatatatatatatatatatatatatatatatatatatatatatatatatatatatatatagtgtttgaaAACAAAAATTAGTTAACTTTAAAAGATACTCTGTACTTTTTAAAAACTTTTATTGGCTTGttgtttaattaaacttatttgtaTATAAAACTCGACTAAAGTATGCAATTTATGAAATGTTATGACTCAATATAATTAAAATTGGCAAAATTTGTACTTTTGACCGGTAGCATCGGATTAATAGTGTACCATTTTTCCCGTTCATAAATAACACAAATTGATCTATTGTAgagtataatttttaaaattcttaTATACATTTAAATTGCAACATGCAACATAATAATACCATTAATCATAAAATCTAATGCAACAATTTGTTAAACATACTACAGTAATATTTCAAATATACCCACCTTTGTACAGGAGCTACACATTGTTTCCTCCTAAAAAAGTGAGAATGAGTATCATTATTTTACTCTCTATACGCACCcatatatagattttttttattactatcctaAGTACACCACTTAAATTTACATTTCGTTTCAACTAATTTAagagagcaaaaaaaaaaaaaaaaaaaaaaaaaaaaaagaaaaaaaaaagaaaaaaaaacacacacacacacacacaaattaaACATTTACTAAACCCCTCAAAAACATAAAAAAGTATGAGAATAAGAAGTTAGAAGAAATCATCACTTTCTTCTAAAGACATATTCATAAGATCACTTTGAGTTGCAGCCTCATCAAAAAGCCATTTCTCTAATAAACTAAGAGGAGGCATTTGATCTTCCATTTTTGGCTTACTCTCATGATCTAAGAACATGCTTCTTTCTGGAGAAACCGATTGTGAAACATCCGAATTACTATAATTCGAGTAGTTATTGTTCTTTTGAATATTGTTGTGGATTAAACTATTATTGTTAATGTAACCAAATTGAATTGAGTTATTATAACCTTCACTTAAAGGACTTGTGATCATCACTTGTTGGTTGATCAAAGAACATTGAGTTGTTTGTGTTGTTTCAACACTTTCGGAGCTTGTTTGTGACGATTTCTTGGAACTATTCATCCAATTTGGAAGCAATTTTGCGATGTTTTCGGCACTTGAAGCATAAGATGATGAAGATGTTTGATTTGATAGGGGTGATTTGGGTAAATTAATTGATTTGTTGTCAAGAGATAAGGCATCACAAAGGGCTTGTTTGGCCATATGGATATCAGTTTGAAGCCTTCTTTCCCATTGACCTTTTGAAATCGATGTTTgatcacatgatgatgatgatgttgatgagtgACACCTTTTTGAACGACgattatgatgatggtgatggttatgatgatgatgatgatgatgattttcgtCGTCTGAGATTTCATTTAGTTTTTCAAGCTTCTTTTTTAGATGAGTATTCCAATAATTCTTGATATCGTTATCGGTTCTTTGCGGTAGATATGAAGCTATTGCTGCCCATCTGACATATAATAAAAAACGAATAAAATAAATTAATCACACTTTGTGACATACAAGTATTTACTAAACGACAACCTTTAAATCTGACGTTAATTAACGTGTGTAATTGTATAATTGAGTaatcgttaatttaatattaatatatactgTAATAGATAATCAATAATACAATATTTTTATACTTTTCAATATTTTTTATGTCTTAGGTTATTATATTTTTTTACCTATTGCCAAGAAGGGCTTGGAGATGGATAATCATCTTTTCTTCTTGCTCACTGAAGTTGCCACGTTTGATACCGGGTCGAAGATAATTAGTCCAACGCAATCTGCAACTCTTACTACATCTAAGCAAACCTAAATTCacaaaattatataaattaataattagaAATCCGTGTCACAATACTAATAACCTTAGAAAAAGTTAAAACCTTTGAATGATATATGCAAGAAATAATAAATACCCTAATTTAATGATCTAACCAACCCACCTCCAAAAagcaattattattttttttttcttttggaaACAAAACCAAACCAATATCAAATCTAGCAAGTGAAGAAATTCAATTGAatgatttatatataatatatataccagTATTGGTAGGAACTGATCTCCAATTTCCAGGACCATTTTGTTGAATATAAGAGACTAAACTGATATCTTCTTCTGGTGTCCATGGCCCTTTTTTTACACCTATCTTATCACAACAAGGTGGTCTTCCCATTGATTCAGCCAGTTGATGATCAAGATCAAAACTTTTTTCAGTTATTGTTGTTGTAGGGGTAATAACTAATAAGTAGTGGTGCTGTTGTATATGAGATGTGGTTTTTAAGAAGTTTCTTGAATTTGTCTCAACTATATAATGAAAAAAGTGGCAAAACAAGAGTCTTGGGGTTAAGATCACCACTCAAGTTGTAGACTATATATAGATGTGAATAAAGAGATAAGAAAGAGGTATGAAATAAAGCTGCAGGAATTGAGTTGAAAAATAGGCAAAAAGAAATGGTCTCTCACTCTCTCATGAAAACCTCAACAAAGAGTCAAAAGAAGACAGCAAGATGTATTTACTATGGTTTGCAAAAAGTCAACTGTATGCTTCATGCAGATTAAGAGAGAAATTAAGATAATGACACAATTAAAACATTACACTGTAGAGTATATGTTAATCGATAGTGATACTATTAACCACAACTATCGAATTATTATAGTAGTTATGTATTGCAATTAATCCACTAAAAGACCATATATAATGTAGCGTTTGTAATTAAAACCATGTCTAGGTGGCTTGAAAAACACCCCAGAAACATCTGTAATGGAACGTTTATGACAAAATTGAGGTGAGGCGTTGGTATTTAATAAACGCCGGGAAGAAGAAGTGTTATATAAACACACATAATTAACTTATCAAAATTCATATGTTGCAATAGATCCgttgtatatttttttattttctttttttatataaacacatataattaacTTATCAAAATTCATACTATCTCATAACGCTATTTTAAACATTATAAGACagaatatatatatttgaaaatctaAATTTTCTTCTCAAATATTCGTCTCAAGATGAAGATATAATTCATGCAATGCATATATATTGTGAAGAACGTGAAAGGGGCGAAAACATGATATGCTTGTCAAAATAATTTTTGTAAGTTTGTAATCGACCTCTATGGTACAAAATACTTGAGAAAGCCGACTGCAAGCATTATTTGCTCAGTTGTAAGAACGCTCATCCCACATCGGATATAAAAAAATTGTAGTGGTCCTTTATAAGCTTAAACTAGTGGCTAACTAATATTTTTCACCATAGCTTTTAGTTGAAACCTGAAAATACCCGGTGAGTCCACTGCTTTAGCTTGTGAGGAGCAATTGTCTCTCGGGTTGTGACCGACACGCGGCTCGTACATCTCTTCAATCCAATTTGAGGGTCGTTTCCGTTGGTATTAGAGCCACACATCGTTAGGAATGGTGAGGCAAACTTTGTCGATGATGATGAGTTTAGAAAAATCTCACATTAACCGTGGACATGAATAATCTTGGAATTATGATTCAGCCTAACGAGAACATCAATAATTTAAGTGGGGGAGTTCGTAACAAACCTCATCCCACATCAGAATAGAAGAAAGTATTGATCCTTTATAAGCCTAAACTAATGGTTAATTAATTTCTTCCACAATGGTTATGGTTTTTAGTTGAAACATGGAGATACTCGGTTAGTACACTGCTTTAGCTTGTTAGGGGCGATTGTCTCTCGTATGATGGCGTTCATGTGGCTCGTGCATCTCTTATGGCAGATTTTAGGGTCTTTTTCAGCTCGGTTGTATTCGCCGCACATAAAGAAACATTGTTTTAGGAGAATGCTTGATAGTATTGTTTGTGTACATTGGGAATGAAAAAATTGTCCGAGTTCATGCAAATGTCAATATACAAGAGGTGATTGATCACCCTAAAATCATGCTTGAAGCGGTTGTTCTATATGATATGTGGATATTTCATGCATTTTTTGGCAGCGTTGATTCTAACATTAATATAAATGTCTTAAATCATTCTTCGTTGTTTGATTTGCTTAAAAACGATATAGCCCCATCATCAACATTTGATGTAAATGGTCACCATTATTTGACATACAACATATATTCAGATTAGACAACACTAGTCAAGGGGTATACAGCTCCGACTGATGAACAACGAGCCAAGTTTACAAGATTTCAAGCAAGTGCAGGAATGGTCCTAGAGCGTACATATGATGTACTTCAAGGGATCTTTGCTATTTTAAAAAACTTATGCTCAACCAATGAATGTAAACAAAATGGGAATGCAAATGTATACTTGCATCATATTGTACTGCATAATACGGAGTATAAGAAGATAACGCCTTCACGATCTGTTCATGTGAAGAAAAGATGATTAATATGGAAGAAAACAGGCCTAGTCGGAATATTATGGGAAGAGTAAGAGATCGTAAATCAAGGCTAAAAGAAATACGAAATCAGGATGTATATGACCAACTACGTGAAAATCTAACCGAACATATCTAAAATCTTCCAACAAACTTTCATACTCAAAACTAGTCGTTATGTATATTTAAtgtttttaattattgtactttttaatggttataaattaaatattatttcttttcattgataattattttaaattaaacaaata
This genomic window from Rutidosis leptorrhynchoides isolate AG116_Rl617_1_P2 chromosome 2, CSIRO_AGI_Rlap_v1, whole genome shotgun sequence contains:
- the LOC139892417 gene encoding myb-related protein 306-like produces the protein MGRPPCCDKIGVKKGPWTPEEDISLVSYIQQNGPGNWRSVPTNTGLLRCSKSCRLRWTNYLRPGIKRGNFSEQEEKMIIHLQALLGNRWAAIASYLPQRTDNDIKNYWNTHLKKKLEKLNEISDDENHHHHHHHNHHHHHNRRSKRCHSSTSSSSCDQTSISKGQWERRLQTDIHMAKQALCDALSLDNKSINLPKSPLSNQTSSSSYASSAENIAKLLPNWMNSSKKSSQTSSESVETTQTTQCSLINQQVMITSPLSEGYNNSIQFGYINNNSLIHNNIQKNNNYSNYSNSDVSQSVSPERSMFLDHESKPKMEDQMPPLSLLEKWLFDEAATQSDLMNMSLEESDDFF